In Trichoderma atroviride chromosome 2, complete sequence, one DNA window encodes the following:
- a CDS encoding uncharacterized protein (EggNog:ENOG41): MPATFSTPKKPLTWLITGCSSGFGLSLARVVQANGHHLIASSRNPSSSPDLVSEIENKGGKWIQLDVNAFDCDKVIEELEQHGQPVDVLVNNAGYCIYNPVECFTDNEVRALMETLYFGPSRLIRTAVKHMRQRRFGIIVNMSSGAALESNPSMGAYAAGKGALDCMSKALAKEVEAFNVRVLTVLLGTFNTGMGNATVLGKNPPPEDYKGSFSEKIMDVMSTGKFAPNGDKDKAMKAVYEVVVGEGVGKGHEAETALPLGQDLAARINVVQGSLSHALDVFGSVCNNVYLEKN, encoded by the exons ATGCCGGCTACATTTTCCACCCCCAAAAAGCCATTGACATGGTTGATCACCGGATGCTCATCCGGCTTTGGGCTATCGTTAGCCCGCGTCGTTCAAGCAAACGGACATCACTTGATTGCCTCGTCTCGCAATCCTTCCAGCTCACCCGATCTTGTTTCTGAAATTGAAAACAAAGGCGGTAAATGGATCCAATTAGATGTCAACGCTTTTGACTGTGATAAAGTCATAGAAGAGCTAGAACAGCATGGACAGCCCGTGGATGTTCTCGTCAACAACGCTGGATATTGTATCTACAATCCCGTTGAATGCTTCACGGACAATGAAGTTCGCGCCTTAATGGAGACATTATACTTTGGCCCAAGCCGTCTCATTCGAACTGCGGTTAAGCATATGCGCCAGCGGCGATTTGGCATCATTGTCAACATGAGCAGCGGCGCAGCTCTGGAGTCGAATCCTTCAATGGGTGCTTATGCGGCCGGCAAAGGCGCATTAGACT GTATGTCGAAAGCGCTTGCAAAAGAAGTCGAGGCGTTCAACGTTCGAGTCTTGACCGTGCTCCTTGGGACTTTCAATACCGGCATGGGCAACGCTACAGTGCTGGGTAAGAACCCACCGCCGGAGGACTATAAAGGATCATTTTCGGAAAAGATCATGGACGTGATGTCCACCGGGAAGTTTGCGCCTAATGGAGATAAAGATAAAGCTATGAAAGCCGTCTACGAGGTTGTTGTAGGAGAAGGCGTTGGTAAAGGTCATGAAGCAGAAACCGCGCTTCCTTTAGGCCAAGATTTGGCCGCCAGGATCAACGTTGTCCAAGGATCCTTATCTCATGCCTTGGATGTATTTGGGAGTGTGTGCAACAATGTCTACCTGGAAAAGAACTGA
- a CDS encoding uncharacterized protein (SECRETED:SignalP(1-18)), with translation MQFHLIFTVLVGAAYAAATLTPADCDCFTVCDSDLHDAGNCYNSNIGCGTFEEPTCCEICGCNCP, from the exons ATGCAATTCCATCTTATCTTCACCGTCTTGGTTGGCGCTGCttacgccgccgccaccctTACACCAGCTGACTGCGACTGT TTCACCGTTTGCGAC AGCGACCTCCACGACGCCGGCAACTGTTATAACTCCAACATTGGGTGCGGAACTTTCGAGGAGCCCACCTGCTGCGAAATTTGTGGATGCAACTGCCCT TAA